The proteins below come from a single Trifolium pratense mitochondrion, complete genome genomic window:
- the atp6 gene encoding ATPase subunit 6: protein MKIGDLYFSFTNPSLFMLLTLSLVLLLVHFVTKKGGGKSVPNAWQSLVELIYDFVPNLVNEQIGGNVKQQFFPCISVTFTFSLFCNPQGMIPYSFTVTSHFLITLGLSFSIFIGITIVGFQRNGLHFLSFLLPAGVPLPLAPFLVLLELISYCFRALSLGIRLFANMMAGHSLVKILSGFAWTMLCMNDLLYFIGDLGPLFIVLALTGPELGVAISQAYVFTILICIYLNDAINLHQT, encoded by the coding sequence ATGAAGATAGGTGACTTGTATTTCTCATTCACAAATCCCTCTTTGTTTATGCTGCTCACTCTCAGTTTGGTCTTACTGCTGGTTCATTTTGTTACTAAAAAGGGAGGAGGAAAGTCAGTACCCAATGCTTGGCAATCCTTGGTAGAGCTTATTTATGATTTCGTGCCGAACCTGGTAAACGAACAAATAGGTGGAAATGTGAAACAACAGTTTTTCCCTTGCATCTCGGTCACTTTTACTTTTTCGTTATTTTGTAATCCCCAGGGTATGATACCTTATAGCTTCACAGTTACAAGTCATTTTCTCATTACTTTGGGTCTCTCATTTTCTATTTTTATTGGCATTACTATAGTGGGATTTCAAAGAAATGGGCTTCATTTTTTAAGCTTCTTATTACCCGCAGGAGTCCCACTGCCGTTAGCGCCTTTTTTAGTACTCCTTGAGCTAATCTCTTATTGTTTTCGCGCATTAAGCTTAGGAATACGTTTATTTGCTAATATGATGGCCGGTCATAGTTTAGTAAAGATTTTAAGTGGGTTCGCTTGGACTATGCTATGTATGAATGATCTTTTATATTTCATAGGAGATCTTGGTCCTTTATTTATAGTTCTTGCATTAACCGGTCCGGAATTAGGTGTAGCTATATCACAAGCTTATGTTTTTACGATCTTAATCTGTATTTACTTGAATGATGCTATAAATCTCCATCAAACTTGA
- the matR gene encoding maturase gives MKEAIRMVLESIYDPEFPDTSHFRSGRGRYSALRRIKEEWGTSRWFLEFDIRKCFHTIDRHRLIPIFKEEIDDPKFFYSIHKVFSAGRLVGGEKGPYSVPHSVLLSALPGNIYLHKLDQEIGRIRQKYEIPRIRSVLLRTGRIDDQENSGEEASLNAPQDNRAIIVGRVKSIQRKAAFHSLVSSWHTPPTSTPRRRGDQKTPFVFPPSSALAAFLNKPSSLLCAAFFIEAAGAGLTPKTEFYGRECCFNKNLAMRDLIKYCKRKGLLIELGGEARLVIRSERGLARKQAPLKIKTHYFIRICYVRYADDLLLGIVGAVELLIEIQKRIAHFLQSGLNLGVGSAGSTTIAARSTVEFPGTVIREVPPRTTPIQFLRELEKRLRVKHRIHITVCHLRSAIHSKFRNLGNSIPIKQLTKGMSERGSLLDGVPLAETLGTAGVRSPKVSVLWGTVQHIWQGSRGISLLHSSGRSNAPSDVQQAVARSGMSVRKLSLYTPAGRKAAGEGGGHRAGSISSEFPIQIEAPIKKILRRLRDRGIISRRRPWPIHVACLTNVSDGDIVNWSAGIAISPLSYYRCCDNLYQVRTIVDHQIRWSAIFTLAHKHKSSARNIIPKYSKDSKIVNQEGGKTLAEFPNSIELGKLGPGQDPNNKEHSTTSLVVFFLLVAMRTGVYL, from the coding sequence ATGAAAGAGGCGATCAGAATGGTACTCGAATCCATTTATGATCCCGAGTTTCCAGACACATCGCACTTCCGCTCGGGTCGAGGCCGCTACTCGGCCCTAAGACGGATCAAAGAAGAGTGGGGAACCTCTCGCTGGTTTTTGGAATTCGACATCAGGAAGTGCTTTCACACCATCGACCGACATCGACTCATCCCAATCTTTAAGGAAGAGATCGACGATCCCAAGTTCTTTTACTCCATTCATAAAGTCTTTTCCGCCGGACGACTCGTAGGAGGTGAGAAGGGCCCTTACTCCGTCCCACACAGTGTACTACTATCGGCCCTACCAGGCAACATCTACCTACACAAGCTCGATCAGGAGATAGGAAGGATCCGACAAAAGTACGAAATTCCGAGAATAAGATCGGTTCTATTAAGGACAGGTCGTATTGATGACCAAGAAAACTCTGGAGAAGAAGCAAGCTTAAATGCTCCCCAAGACAACAGAGCCATCATTGTGGGCAGGGTCAAGAGCATTCAACGCAAAGCGGCCTTTCATTCCCTTGTTTCGTCGTGGCACACCCCCCCCACAAGCACCCCCCGGCGAAGGGGGGACCAGAAAACGCCTTTCGTTTTCCCCCCTTCGTCGGCCCTTGCCGCCTTCCTTAACAAGCCCTCGAGCCTCCTTTGCGCCGCCTTCTTCATAGAAGCCGCCGGGGCCGGGTTGACCCCGAAGACCGAATTCTATGGTAGAGAATGCTGCTTTAATAAGAATTTGGCCATGAGAGACCTTATTAAGTATTGCAAAAGAAAGGGCCTGCTGATAGAGCTGGGCGGGGAGGCGAGACTAGTTATCAGGTCAGAGAGAGGCCTGGCCCGTAAACAGGCCCCCTTAAAAATAAAAACCCATTATTTCATAAGGATTTGTTACGTGCGATATGCCGACGACTTACTACTGGGAATCGTGGGTGCCGTAGAGCTTCTCATAGAAATACAAAAACGTATCGCCCACTTCCTACAATCCGGCCTGAACCTTGGGGTAGGCTCTGCAGGATCAACAACAATAGCTGCACGGAGTACGGTAGAATTCCCCGGTACGGTCATTCGGGAAGTCCCTCCGAGGACGACTCCCATACAATTCTTGCGAGAGCTGGAGAAGCGTCTACGGGTAAAGCACCGTATCCATATAACAGTTTGCCACCTACGATCCGCCATCCATTCCAAGTTTAGGAACCTAGGGAATAGTATCCCGATCAAACAGCTGACGAAGGGGATGAGCGAAAGAGGGAGTCTACTGGACGGGGTTCCACTAGCGGAGACTCTTGGAACAGCTGGAGTCAGAAGTCCCAAAGTAAGCGTATTATGGGGGACCGTCCAGCACATCTGGCAAGGATCGAGGGGGATCTCGTTGTTGCATAGCTCAGGTCGGAGCAACGCGCCATCGGACGTTCAACAGGCAGTCGCACGATCGGGCATGAGTGTCCGGAAGTTGTCATTGTATACTCCCGCGGGTCGGAAGGCGGCGGGGGAAGGAGGAGGACACAGGGCGGGATCTATCAGCAGCGAATTCCCCATACAGATAGAGGCGCCTATAAAAAAGATACTCCGAAGGCTTCGGGATCGAGGTATCATTAGCCGAAGAAGACCCTGGCCAATCCACGTGGCCTGCTTGACGAACGTCAGCGACGGAGACATCGTAAATTGGTCTGCGGGCATCGCGATAAGTCCTCTGTCCTACTACAGGTGCTGCGACAACCTTTACCAAGTCCGAACGATTGTCGACCACCAGATCCGCTGGTCTGCAATATTCACCCTAGCCCACAAGCACAAATCCTCGGCGCGGAATATAATCCCCAAGTACTCCAAAGACTCAAAAATAGTAAATCAAGAAGGTGGTAAGACCCTTGCAGAGTTCCCCAACAGCATAGAGCTTGGGAAGCTCGGACCCGGTCAAGATCCGAACAACAAGGAGCACTCCACTACTAGTCTAGTCGTTTTTTTTCTATTAGTTGCGATGCGAACAGGCGTTTACTTATGA
- the nad4 gene encoding NADH dehydrogenase subunit 4 codes for MLEHFCECYSDLSGPILCPVLGSIIPLFIPNSRIRPIRLIGLCASLITFLYSPVPRIQFDPSTAKSQFVESLRWLPYENINFNLGIDGLSFFFVILTTFLIPICILVGWSGMRSYGKEYITASLIREFLMIAVFRMLDPLLFYVLPESVLIPMFIIIGVWGSRQRKIKAAYQFFLYTLLGSVFMLLAILLILFQTGTADLQISLTTEFSERRQIFLWIASFAAFAVKVPMVPVHIWLPEAHVEAPTAGSVILAGIPSKLGAHGFLRFSIPMFPEATLCSTPFIYTPSAIAIIYTSLTTSRQIDLKKIIAYSSVAHMNLVTIGMFSPNIQGIGGSIPPMLSHGLVPSALFLCVGVLYDRHKTRLVRYYGGLVSTMPNLSTISFSSTLANMSSPGTSSFIGEFPISVGAFQRNSLVATLAALGMILGAAYSLWLYNRVVSGNLKADFLHKFSDPNGREVSIFIPFIVGVVRMGVHPKVFPDRMHTYVSNLVQHGKFN; via the exons ATGTTAGAACATTTCTGTGAATGCTATTCTGATCTAAGTGGTCCTATTCTGTGTCCCGTGCTAGGAAGCATTATTCCTCTTTTCATTCCAAATTCAAGAATACGACCGATACGATTGATTGGTCTGTGTGCCTCTCTTATTACTTTTTTGTATTCCCCTGTTCCTCGGATACAATTCGATCCTTCTACGGCCAAATCTCAATTTGTGGAAAGCCTTCGATGGCTTCCTTATGAAAACATCAATTTTAATTTGGGTATAGACGGTCTCTCTTTTTTCTTCGTGATATTGACCACATTTCTGATCCCTATTTGTATTTTAGTGGGTTGGTCTGGTATGAGAAGTTATGGGAAAGAGTATATTACAGCATCTCTAATTCGTGAATTTCTAATGATCGCCGTGTTCCGCATGCTGGATCCTCTACTATTCTATGTTCTTCCCGAAAGCGTGCTAATCCCTATGTT CATTATTATAGGGGTATGGGGTTCGAGACAAAGAAAGATCAAGGCAGCATATCAGTTTTTCCTTTATACTTTACTTGGATCTGTTTTTATGCTATTAGCTATTCTGTTGATTCTTTTCCAAACAGGGACCGCCGATTTACAAATATCATTAACCACTGAATTTAGTGAGCGGCGCCAAATCTTTCTATGGATTGCTTCTTTCGCCGCTTTCGCCGTCAAAGTGCCTATGGTACCTGTTCATATTTGGTTACCCGAAGCTCATGTAGAGGCACCTACGGCAGGATCCGTCATCTTGGCAGGAATTCCTTCAAAATTGGGAGCCCACGGGTTTTTAAGATTTTCAATACCCATGTTTCCCGAAGCAACACTTTGTTCCACTCCTTTCATTTATACTCCAAGCGCGATTGCTATAATATATACTTCCTTGACCACTTCAAGACAGATCGATCTTAAGAAGATCATTGCTTACTCCTCAGTAGCCCATATGAATCTGGTGACTATTGGTATGTTTAGTC CGAACATACAGGGAATTGGAGGTAGCATTCCACCGATGTTAAGTCATGGACTGGTTCCTTCAGCCCTTTTTCTATGTGTTGGTGTTCTATATGACCGACATAAGACTCGACTTGTTAGATATTACGGAGGGTTAGTGAGCACCATGCCGAATCTCTCTACCATTTCCTTCTCTTCCACTTTGGCCAATATGAGTTCACCTGGTACTAGCAGCTTTATCGGGGAATTTCCCATCTCAGTAGGAGCTTTCCAAAGAAATAGCTTAGTAGCCACATTAGCAGCGCTGGGGATGATTTTAGGCGCGGCGTATTCCCTTTGGCTATATAATCGTGTGGTTTCTGGAAATTTAAAAGCCGATTTCCTCCATAAATTCTCCGATCCAAATGGCAGAGAAGTTTCCATATTTATACCTTTTATTGTTGGAG TTGTTCGGATGGGTGTTCACCCCAAAGTGTTCCCGGACCGCATGCATACATACGTAAGTAACTTAGTGCAACATGGCAAATTTAATTGA